From a region of the Saccharomycodes ludwigii strain NBRC 1722 chromosome VII, whole genome shotgun sequence genome:
- a CDS encoding bifunctional 4-hydroxy-4-methyl-2-oxoglutarate aldolase/oxaloacetate decarboxylase (similar to Saccharomyces cerevisiae YER010C | bifunctional HMG aldolase/oxaloacetate decarboxylase) — MFGNTENNDIQVLNRFTTCDIADGLLNTQCKLKDGGFFPNLQQWSKSKKYNTKSVAGKAYTVLFATKDDPRPSINYIDTVPDDSILIIGMILDLQTIHSPYTTYTQAMYGGLMSTRAQYLGANGTVVFGRIRDVEEHRELGHPVWSYALGSCAPKEVLKPVAVEVDLEILKSDNSIGIIKNGDYVICDEHGMASIPSSYDLNHLIRYIDKSIEADNLVSQDIKEGKPAKQAQKERRAVLEKYR, encoded by the coding sequence ATGTTCGGAAACACTGAAAACAATGACATACAAGTTTTGAATAGGTTCACAACTTGTGATATCGCAGACGGATTATTGAACACACAATGTAAACTGAAAGATGGAGGGTTTTTTCCAAACTTGCAGCAATGGtctaaaagtaaaaaatataatacaaaaagTGTTGCCGGAAAAGCATATACAGTTTTATTTGCAACTAAAGATGACCCACGACCTtctataaattatattgatACAGTCCCTGATGATTCTATCTTAATTATCGGAATGATACTTGATTTGCAAACAATTCATTCCCCATACACAACATATACTCAGGCCATGTACGGAGGATTAATGTCTACTAGGGCACAATATTTAGGAGCGAACGGTACAGTTGTTTTTGGTAGAATCAGAGATGTTGAAGAACATCGGGAGCTAGGCCATCCCGTCTGGAGTTATGCATTGGGTTCTTGCGCACCTAAAGAGGTTTTGAAGCCCGTTGCTGTTGAAGTTGATCTGgaaattttgaaatctGATAATTCTATTggaataattaaaaatggtgACTATGTTATTTGTGACGAGCATGGTATGGCCTCTATCCCGTCAAGTTACGACTTGAACCATCTGATTAGGTATATTGATAAGTCTATTGAGGCAGACAACTTAGTTTCGCAAGATATTAAAGAGGGAAAACCTGCTAAGCAAGCGCAAAAGGAACGCAGAGCTGTTCTAGAAAAATACCGTTAA
- the FMP52 gene encoding Fmp52p (similar to Saccharomyces cerevisiae YER004W | FMP52 | Found in Mitochondrial Proteome), translating to MNALIIGATGLCGSGFLKYAKQSGKFQKIYTITRKELPLAATTTTASVDSSAIESVVEKDSSLWKNRVPEDVHIMFSALGTTRADANGLENQIKIDHDLNLELAEAAKKNGCKVYVLVSSIGADSNSRFGYSKMKGDIEKDVIALGFDKTIILRPGILLGDRSTSHKGFGNDIAVKVCGFFYRTPLQRFFINPIYGDEVAKVGVKLALDDSVTDKVKILESDEILKLSGGV from the coding sequence ATGAATGCTTTAATTATAGGTGCTACGGGTTTATGTGGAAGTGGGTTTTTGAAATACGCCAAACAAAGTGgcaaatttcaaaaaatctaTACAATAACCAGAAAAGAACTTCCACTAGCAgcgacaacaacaacagcatcAGTAGATAGTAGTGCGATTGAATCTGTCGTCGAAAAAGATTCTAGTTTATGGAAAAATAGAGTACCTGAAGATGTACACATTATGTTTTCTGCATTAGGTACTACAAGAGCAGATGCCAATGGACTTGAAAACCAAATTAAAATAGATCACGATTTAAACTTGGAATTAGCTGAAGCAGCCAAGAAAAATGGGTGCAAAGTTTATGTTTTAGTCTCTTCTATTGGTGCTGACTCTAATTCCAGGTTTGGATattcaaaaatgaaaggGGATATAGAAAAAGATGTTATTGCTTTGGGTTTTGATAAGACTATTATTTTGAGACCTGGTATATTATTAGGAGATAGATCAACTTCGCATAAAGGTTTTGGTAATGATATTGCTGTAAAAGTTTGTGGATTCTTTTACAGAACGCCATTGCAAAGGTTTTTTATCAACCCTATTTATGGGGACGAAGTGGCTAAAGTTGGTGTGAAATTAGCTCTAGATGATAGTGTGACAGATAAGGTCAAAATATTGGAGTCCGATgaaatattaaagttaTCTGGTGGTGTTTAA
- the PAN1 gene encoding actin cytoskeleton-regulatory complex protein PAN1 (similar to Saccharomyces cerevisiae YIR006C | PAN1 | Poly(A)-binding protein-dependent poly(A) riboNuclease), whose protein sequence is MYNPYGNLQQQPTGFINNANSYYNQQQPQQQQPQQQQPQQQPPQQQPFNGNVYGQQPPSQPLNQLINPPTTDFGNFQANLPNNTNSSPANYSALQQQPQTGFNYQPTGFNVQQPTGLNQQQTGITQQQTGFNPQQTGFPSTSFNTGTPQLQPPSTSFNSGFDLKPQATGFYSQVNTGPLKPQQTGFYTQPVGQQQQTPLMPLKPTATGFVNSFANNGLNTELKIPNRRLSFITMEDQAKFETLFRSKVPIGSNTISGDECRDILMKSGLQPQQLARIWALSDTDKAGELLFPQFALAMYLVNSALQGEPLPFDLDSKTKNEVSSFIDAINLSITSGNNDASNLPKTPFDALLGNNIVLQPQPTGLMPTTSFGAMASQATGGLQPQTTGYMPQTSFGMMAPQATGGGLQPQTTGMMAPQVTGGLQMQNTGLVPQTSFGMMAPQITGGLQAQNNTGLMPQTTGGLQAQNTGLLPQTTGGLQAQNTGLMPQTSFGMMAPQATGGGLYPQNTGIMNPPQTSFGGLSSQMTGNAQPLRPQATGFGLRAQPTGMLPVSNFNPTAPLTAQKTGFGNNELYSTNNFSSNFVADNDDFITPEEKSLFYKIFDTYDNAKTGLMDSPTAVEIFRKSGLNRSDLEHIWNLADSDNTGTLNRQEFAVGMHLVYRRLNGYVLPNSLPRSLVPESTKIIDSVKNQLKAGAFDNIAKKQATSLNGANFKNEDELPQFRSRRKTADDTKQPVEIKKSANVSSSLDTEEFDRQELTELKKLVHEKKILIEAEKSRAESKKSGVETRKLNDLREIEKLKQEISSLPTPASSSISVDLSSRFEKLNSRVSQLLNDITSVENEITATKIELYKKKNPSSVIGTGPNGEITDYDRKKAKRKALLAERMATLTGKPVAKSADLEEEEAKLNKEIQKINTESKINLSIVTDIKTSIDEIATGVRKSLFGEGLDASEKWNSGVGLEPEVKQFIEMLKTQKLKANYFAQVDSKESSTSHTAVSTPVSASSTGSITSSQEASYSQFKTPEERASYIKEQAKKRMNERLAKLGISRRTESTPTVDTGVVNRSKAEHTPLTTSQPTSAEVRVERHSKIENVPLATPQPDLTHNVFSSPEKVTKPAQESVNEDEDEDEDEEERQLKAELAALKMKKKQEKEQRLAMLRKQLEDAKNEDYETEPVNSSVPSGSSGMAGNNNYSAAAPNHSSIPAVVKDNGDDDDWDDTTAIKPVAPINTNQGHVVYSNNNNTNNALNQPLYNNSPIGNTAGPISQQSTNSSLYTSATNVTGARTPYFQQPNTSLSHLSNGSHFDPKAAETQRRLQRGLDDNEDDGWSDDDGNNDANGDHVQQQQQQQQQQTNGSAVPIAPPLPSVDNNVSSAPTVPVVHSLPQVPVVTPLPQVTSSETISAPPPVPVAPPLPQVTSSGAIPAPPPVPVAPPLPQVNNSNVEPVVAAAPPSLSNSQNFNAEDDENDLSIPESVSSDDDNQTSMSMPPPPPLPSF, encoded by the coding sequence atgTATAACCCGTATGGGAatttacaacaacaacccACTGGGTTTATAAATAATGCCAATAGTTATTATAATCAACAGCAACcccaacaacaacaaccccaacaacaacaacctcaacaacaacccccacaacaacaaccatTTAATGGAAATGTATACGGCCAACAACCACCATCACAACCTTTAAATCAATTGATCAATCCACCAACTACTGACTTTGGAAATTTCCAAGCCAATTTAccaaataatacaaatagTTCCCCTGCCAACTATAGTGCTTTGCAACAGCAACCGCAAACTGGTTTTAATTATCAACCTACCGGTTTCAATGTTCAACAACCAACTGGACTTAATCAACAGCAAACTGGGATTACTCAGCAACAAACTGGATTCAATCCACAACAAACTGGCTTTCCCTCAACAAGTTTTAACACAGGCACTCCTCAACTGCAACCACCGAGCACTTCGTTTAACAGCGGATTTGATCTAAAACCGCAGGCTACAGGATTTTATTCTCAGGTTAATACTGGACCATTAAAACCTCAGCAAACAGGGTTTTATACCCAACCGGTTGGCCAGCAACAACAAACCCCATTGATGCCATTGAAACCAACAGCTACTGGATTTGTTAACTCTTTCGCCAATAACGGTCTGAACACCGAATTAAAGATCCCTAATAGAAGATTATCCTTTATTACCATGGAAGATCAGGCCAAATTTGAGACATTGTTTAGGTCTAAAGTTCCAATTGGTTCAAATACAATTTCTGGTGATGAATGTAGAGATATTTTGATGAAATCTGGCTTACAACCACAACAATTGGCTCGTATTTGGGCTTTGTCAGACACAGATAAAGCCGGTGAGTTACTATTTCCCCAATTTGCCTTGGCTATGTATTTGGTTAACAGTGCGCTACAAGGCGAGCCCTTACCCTTTGATTTGGATTCTAAGACTAAAAACGAAGTTTCTAGTTTTATCGATGCTATTAACTTAAGCATCACTTCTGGCAACAACGATGCCAGCAATTTGCCCAAAACACCATTTGATGCTTTACTTGGTAATAACATTGTGTTACAGCCTCAACCAACGGGCTTGATGCCAACAACTTCTTTTGGTGCGATGGCCTCACAAGCAACTGGCGGGCTCCAACCGCAGACAACTGGTTACATGCCCCAAACTTCCTTTGGTATGATGGCACCACAAGCCACTGGTGGGGGATTACAACCACAAACAACCGGAATGATGGCTCCACAGGTTACTGGTGGGTTGCAAATGCAAAACACCGGCTTGGTTCCACAGACTTCCTTTGGCATGATGGCCCCCCAAATAACAGGGGGATTGCAAGCACAAAACAACACCGGATTGATGCCGCAAACAACTGGTGGATTACAAGCTCAGAACACCGGATTGTTACCCCAAACGACCGGCGGATTGCAAGCGCAAAACACCGGGTTAATGCCTCAAACTTCTTTTGGTATGATGGCACCCCAAGCCACTGGGGGCGGACTGTATCCTCAAAATACTGGTATTATGAACCCACCTCAAACATCATTTGGTGGGCTCTCAAGCCAAATGACTGGTAATGCTCAGCCATTGAGACCACAGGCAACTGGGTTTGGGTTGAGAGCACAACCAACTGGTATGTTGCCTGTATCCAATTTCAACCCCACTGCACCTTTGACTGCTCAAAAGACTGGTTTTGGTAACAATGAGCTTTATAGcacaaataatttttcttcaaacTTTGTTGCTGATAATGACGATTTTATTACCCCAGAAGAAAAGTCATTATTTTACAAGATTTTTGACACCTATGATAATGCCAAGACTGGCTTGATGGACTCCCCAACTGCTGTTGAAATTTTCCGCAAAAGTGGGTTGAATAGAAGTGATTTGGAACATATTTGGAATCTAGCGGATAGTGACAACACTGGTACTTTGAATCGTCAAGAGTTTGCCGTTGGCATGCATTTGGTATACCGGAGATTAAATGGCTATGTTTTGCCAAACAGTTTACCACGTTCCTTGGTTCCTGAAAGCACCAAGATTATTGATAGTGTTAAGAACCAGTTGAAAGCTGGTGCATTTGACAATATTGCCAAGAAACAAGCCACTAGTTTGAATGGTGCCAACTTCAAGAATGAAGATGAACTGCCACAGTTTAGAAGCCGCAGAAAAACAGCAGACGATACCAAACAGCCAGTAGAAATCAAGAAATCTGCAAATGTATCATCTTCCCTTGACACGGAGGAGTTTGACAGACAAGAATTAAccgaattgaaaaaattggttcacgaaaagaaaattttaatcGAAGCAGAAAAGTCCAGAGCCGAAAGCAAAAAATCTGGTGTTGAAACCCGTAAACTTAATGATTTGAgagaaattgaaaaattgaaacaGGAGATTTCCTCGTTGCCTACACCGGCTAGTAGTTCTATTAGTGTTGATTTGTCTTCCAGGTTTGAGAAGCTGAATAGTAGAGTTTCGCAACTATTGAATGATATCACCTCTGTGGAGAATGAAATTACTGCGAcaaaaattgaattatacaagaaaaagaatcCGTCTTCGGTTATTGGTACCGGTCCAAATGGCGAAATCACTGATTATGACCGTAAAAAGGCCAAGCGCAAGGCTCTATTGGCCGAAAGAATGGCTACTTTGACAGGTAAGCCTGTTGCTAAAAGTGCTGATTTggaggaagaggaagcAAAGTTGAATAAGgaaatccaaaaaattaatacagagagcaaaattaatttaagtATTGTTACTGACATTAAAACCTCGATAGATGAAATTGCCACTGGTGTTAGAAAATCTTTATTTGGCGAAGGCTTAGATGCTTCTGAGAAGTGGAATTCCGGCGTTGGATTAGAACCAGAAGTGAaacaatttattgaaatgtTGAAAACTCAAAAGTTGAAGGCCAATTATTTTGCCCAAGTTGATAGCAAAGAATCTTCTACGTCACATACCGCTGTTAGTACTCCGGTATCTGCCTCTTCTACAGGCAGTATTACTAGCTCACAAGAAGCTTCATATTCGCAGTTTAAAACACCGGAGGAAAGGGCTTCGTACATTAAGGAACAAGCTAAAAAGAGGATGAACGAGAGATTAGCAAAATTGGGTATTAGTAGAAGAACTGAATCTACTCCAACTGTTGATACTGGTGTTGTAAATCGCTCCAAAGCCGAACATACCCCGTTAACTACCTCGCAGCCAACCTCTGCTGAAGTTAGGGTTGAGCGTCATtctaaaattgaaaacgTTCCATTAGCTACACCACAGCCAGACCTGACTCACAATGTCTTCTCATCTCCCGAAAAGGTGACAAAACCTGCTCAGGAATCTGtaaatgaagatgaagatgaagatgaagatgaggAAGAAAGACAACTAAAGGCTGAACTAGCTGccttgaaaatgaaaaagaaacaagaaAAGGAACAACGTTTGGCTATGTTACGCAAGCAGCTGGAAGATGCTAAGAATGAAGATTATGAAACAGAACCTGTTAACTCTTCTGTTCCATCTGGATCTTCTGGAATGGCaggtaataataactattCTGCAGCTGCACCAAACCATAGTTCTATACCAGCAGTTGTTAAGGATAATGGTGACGATGATGATTGGGATGATACGACTGCTATTAAACCTGTTGCCCCTATAAATACCAACCAGGGACATGTCGTTtatagtaacaataataatactaataacgCTCTAAATCAACCATTGTATAACAATAGCCCTATTGGCAATACTGCTGGCCCAATTTCCCAACAATCCACCAATAGCAGTTTGTATACTTCAGCAACTAATGTAACTGGCGCCAGAACCCCGTACTTTCAGCAACCAAATACAAGTTTGTCCCATTTATCAAACGGTTCACATTTTGATCCAAAGGCTGCTGAAACTCAAAGAAGACTCCAGAGAGGTTTGGATGACAATGAAGACGATGGCTGGtctgatgatgatggtaATAACGATGCTAACGGTGACCATGttcagcaacaacaacaacaacaacaacaacaaaccAATGGCAGTGCTGTACCAATTGCACCACCATTACCATCGgttgataataatgtatCGTCTGCTCCAACGGTTCCAGTTGTACACTCTCTGCCACAAGTTCCAGTTGTTACACCACTGCCACAGGTTACCAGTTCTGAGACTATTTCCGCCCCACCACCTGTTCCGGTTGCGCCACCATTACCACAGGTTACCAGTTCTGGTGCTATTCCTGCTCCACCGCCTGTCCCAGTTGCGCCACCTCTACCACAAGTCAACAATAGCAATGTTGAGCCTGTTGTAGCTGCTGCTCCGCCCTCGCTATCTAACTCTCAAAATTTTAATGCTGAGGATGATGAAAACGATTTATCTATCCCAGAATCTGTTAGTTCTGATGACGATAATCAAACTTCTATGAGTATGCCACCACCCCCTCCTCTAccaagtttttaa
- a CDS encoding uncharacterized protein (similar to Saccharomyces cerevisiae YER078C | ICP55 | Intermediate Cleaving Peptidase), producing the protein MGEVVILAEDCALLCKSDNDSVQNKHIMKLGSFIYIGEGTELSNVLKLHDRIIVGKNCKIPNNCEVGSVVIIQDGIKLPNHYKIPSYSKVVGNHGKGTSGVTEDFVIQQLEPCFYALIENWCMQLYVGVPISIVQNEMGSYGVYV; encoded by the coding sequence ATGGGGGAAGTTGTAATTTTAGCAGAAGATTGTGCTTTATTATGTAAAAGTGATAATGATAGTGTACAAAATAAGCATATAATGAAATTAGGATCtttcatatatataggCGAGGGAACTGAGCTTTCAAATGTTCTAAAATTACACGATAGAATAATCGTAGgtaaaaattgtaaaatacCAAACAATTGTGAAGTTGGAAGCGTGGTTATCATCCAGGACGGGATTAAACTGCCGAACCATTATAAAATACCTTCATACTCTAAAGTAGTGGGTAATCATGGTAAAGGAACCAGTGGGGTAACTGAGGATTTCGTAATCCAACAATTAGAGCCGTGTTTTTACGCTTTGATTGAAAATTGGTGCATGCAACTGTACGTTGGTGTACCCATATCGATTGTGCAGAATGAGATGGGTAGTTATGGTGTGTATGTGTAG
- the DJP1 gene encoding Djp1p (similar to Saccharomyces cerevisiae YIR004W | DJP1 | DnaJ Protein), which translates to MVVDTSYYDVLGLKTTASKLEIKKAYRKKSIQEHPDKNPNDPEATSRFQAISEAYQVLYDDDLRTKYDKFGKDEAVPANGFEDASEQFKMIFGGDAFESYIGELTLLKNLQQQQELDQEDNNNDEENDTDKDKGEADSHPKEHAAKTGVNPSTSHAEVSAEKNPKEATEKTDKELLITDSSDITATDNKDITEEELKKKKKEEERKKRKQEKQNQLEEEQRKQKEKAIDELTKKLIERLSILTESVNDDACKDAFRMKFETEANLLKMESFGIDILHTIGSVYCSKADIYLKSHNTWGVGGLFPTLKSKCGVMLDTIKTVSAALDAQHMLQEVEKTRMAMDVQAKEGEEIRPVDEKGNEIEIPSQEDFAKMEQLLMGKVLSAAWYGSKFEIVSTLKSVCDNVLYDKSISDEKKLRRAEALMILGTVFKKTFRTKLEQEEVQVFEQLFSEATKHKSKKS; encoded by the coding sequence atggttgtTGATACGTCCTATTATGATGTCCTAGGTTTGAAAACAACAGCATCCAAATTAGAGATTAAAAAAGCATACCGTAAGAAATCCATCCAGGAACATCCTGATAAAAATCCAAATGATCCTGAAGCTACATCTAGATTCCAGGCTATATCTGAGGCTTATCAAGTCTTgtatgatgatgatttacGTACAAAATATGATAAATTTGGGAAAGATGAGGCGGTTCCTGCAAATGGGTTTGAAGATGCATCTGAACAATTCAAGATGATATTCGGCGGTGATGCTTTTGAGTCCTATATTGGGGAATTGAccttattaaaaaatttgcaacagcaacaagaATTGGATCAAGaagataacaataatgatgaagaaaatgataCAGATAAAGATAAAGGTGAAGCTGACAGCCACCCAAAAGAACATGCAGCTAAAACTGGAGTCAATCCATCAACTTCCCATGCAGAAGTATCTGCTGAAAAAAATCCTAAGGAGGCCACAGAAAAAACAGATAAAGAGTTATTAATAACGGATTCTTCGGATATAACTGCCACCGATAACAAAGACATAacagaagaagaattaaaaaaaaaaaaaaaggaagaggaaaggaagaagagaaagcaagaaaaacaaaatcaattGGAGGAAgaacaaagaaaacaaaaggaGAAGGCTATCGATGAACTAACCAAGAAATTGATAGAAAGGTTATCCATACTAACGGAAAGCGTTAATGATGATGCTTGTAAGGATGCGTTCCGAATGAAGTTTGAAACCGAGGccaatttattaaagatgGAGTCTTTTGGTATTGATATATTACATACTATCGGCTCAGTTTATTGTTCCAAGGCAGATATATACTTGAAATCCCACAACACATGGGGAGTTGGTGGGTTATTTCCGACTTTGAAGTCCAAATGTGGAGTGATGCTTGATACAATTAAAACAGTTTCTGCAGCTTTAGATGCTCAACATATGCTACAAGAAGTGGAAAAAACACGTATGGCCATGGATGTCCAAGCCAAAGAAGGTGAAGAAATCCGTCCAGTGGATGAAAAGGGTaatgaaattgaaattCCATCCCAAGAGGATTTCGCCAAAATGGAACAGCTATTAATGGGGAAAGTATTGTCTGCTGCCTGGTACGGGTCTAAGTTTGAGATTGTTTCTACATTGAAATCGGTTTGTGATAACGTGCTATATGACAAATCCATTAGcgatgaaaaaaagttaagaCGTGCTGAAGCCTTGATGATTTTGGGTACTGTGTTTAAGAAAACTTTTAGAACCAAACTAGAACAAGAAGAAGTTCAAGTTTTTGAGCAATTATTTTCAGAAGCCACTAAACACAAGAGTAAAAAATCCTAA
- the IST3 gene encoding U2 snRNP complex subunit IST3 (similar to Saccharomyces cerevisiae YIR005W | IST3 | Increased Sodium Tolerance) — translation MNQQIRRIQQLSNKELELGILNEEDSWHYEYKDQAYIYIGGLDTRLTEADVLTIFSQYGNPTDLKLVHDKTTGQSKGFGYLKYEDQRSTILAVDNLNGAKVLNNFLKVDHVFYKPSDLEEDHMYQQMMQNELQRDLQLGDIDNESIHQQKLLQQNTNQSTDKDEKSDIQICNVEEKSEEEDEFADPMANFLKK, via the coding sequence ATGAATCAGCAAATACGCAGAATTCAACAATTGAGCAACAAGGAGTTAGAATTAGGTATATTAAATGAAGAGGATTCATGGCATTACGAGTATAAAGATCAagcttatatatatattggtGGCTTAGATACAAGGTTGACGGAGGCTGATGTGTTGACCATATTTTCACAATATGGTAATCCGACAGATTTAAAACTTGTTCATGATAAAACGACCGGTCAATCAAAGGGCTTTGgctatttaaaatatgaagACCAAAGATCAACTATATTAGCTGTTGATAACTTAAATGGGGCTAAGGTATTGAACAACTTTCTTAAAGTTGATCATGTGTTCTACAAGCCCAGTGATTTGGAAGAGGACCATATGTATCAGCAAATGATGCAAAATGAATTGCAAAGAGATCTTCAACTTGGCGACATCGATAATGAAAGTATACATCAGCAAAAATTACTTCAACAAAATACCAATCAATCAACTGACAAAGACGAAAAATCTGATATACAAATATGCAATGTCgaagaaaaaagtgaaGAAGAAGACGAATTTGCCGATCCAATGGCaaattttcttaaaaaataa